The following DNA comes from Rosa rugosa chromosome 5, drRosRugo1.1, whole genome shotgun sequence.
TTTCAGGGCCTACTACGTATTCTAGTCAAAAGCAAACGTTGTATATACACACGCCTAGACATATCAAATTGGCTTTTGTCCACTGGACCTGTAGACAGTAGTGCCATTAATCGCGGACCATCCTCATAGAAGAGAAGATAGTTGGCCTTTGAGGAGACACAGAATGACCCCCTTTATCTTATCCTTTTCTTTCTTATGCCCATCTTTATTTCATTCAGATCGATCATTGGTTGATTTGGTTCTTGAAGCCTAACAAAACCGATGACTTGTATCCATAATGAACTAGGTAGTTCCTTTTTTCAGTTACCAGCAACTGCGGATTGCTCTAGTTAAGCTAATAAGTCTTTTCATGTATAATTCTTCAAAATTTTACTGTATCCCCTGGGTTTTTCATTTTTACCATTTCAGGAGAAATTACTGCCACAGCTCCAGTTAATTATCGGAAATTAAGATTAATTGGCTAATTGCCATGCATATCGGTCAGGTGGGTTACTCACTTACTCTATTGAAAAGGACAGCGTGCCCTTCACGTGTGAGAGTCCCACAGGTGATGGCCGCCTCTCTCAATCCATGACCTACCAACTAGAATTCGTTTTGACTACATTAAACACACACCATCGTCATTACCATTGTTAAGTTAATTATCAACAACAGTAATACAGTACTAATGTAGAAAAAGATAATTACAATTTAGTAAACTATACGACTCGTTAGAAGATCTAGAAGGAGATCTATCAGTTTGAGAAATTAATTAGTACTTTTGAATGAGAAAGTTTTGAGAGACGAGTTTGTAATGAAACTAATATGTTTTACTTGTTCGGTTCTCAACTAGCCACACAAATTATTCATTAAGTTTATAACTGGAAGCACATCCAGCTAAAAGCacatttaaggaaataaattgCTTTCTTGACCTAGTTTAGAACCTTGCAACTTACAAAGTTACAAGGGATGACTGCGTGCAGTATATAACTTAGCGTAGGCTTTTGATCTTAATTAATAATGCCGTTTTGCTGTAATTAAACACCCATTaataagaaaaggaaagaaaaaagacaaaagaaaacaaaggtgGAAAAAAGAGGGATGATTAGCTATATATATCAAGTTTATCCGACAAATACAATCACACCCTCCAAGAACACTTGCAGTTACTCCTGCAACTCCAATTCCATCTCAGTTAAAAATTCAATTTCTAAGATaacttgattgaaaaaaaaaaaaccaaatagtTTCAACAGGTTTAAATTTATATTGTTTATTGTTGGCTTTTATTCTTTTCCGAGAAGCAGAGATAGAGAGTGAAGATAACCTTGTGTACCTTCTTCATGGAGGAAATGTACGGATTGCAATCAGCGGTGGACTACGGGGATAAGTCGACGGACTACGCCGACAAGGCCCTTATGACGCCGGAGAACCTGATCCTACCGATGGATTACCAGAGCCTGCTCTCCTCCGGAGCTTTCCGCGACCATAGGGTCCCGATGATGTTCGGATCCGACGCCGGCGACTTGTACTCGGCCATATCCTCCGTGCCGGAGTTTCGGCGCGGAGAGGAAGATGTTTTTGGAGCCATCAAAGCCAAAATTGCTTCCCATCCAAGCTACCCTAGACTCATTGAGGCCTACATCGATTGCCAGAAGGTGAAACCAAACCGTCCATGGTTGATTCAACTATTCTGTTTGAGCTCGAAAACGGATTAGACGCTTTTGTTTGGTTCATTTCTGTTAATCATTAAACGCCGACTCAGTGAGTCAGTACTGACTTGTACATATTGATGACAGATACTCTGTGAATGTTGTTGTTTGTTCTAGGTAGGAGCGCCTCCGGAAATAGCGAGCTTCTTGGAGGAAATCCGCCGAGAAAATGACCTTTATAAACGAGAAAGAGACGCTGCTATGTCCACGTGTTTAGGAGCCGATCCCGAGCTCGATGAGTTCATGGTAAGTAGATAATGGTCCCCCCCAGcttcacttctctctctctcttcactttTTAGATTTTGGGCGTTTAGTCTCTGCTAGATTTCTTATATTTTATCATGTAGGAAACCTACTGCGATATGCTGGTCAAGTACAAATCAGATCTAGCAAGGCCTTTTGATGAAGCCACCACGTTCTTGAACAAGATTGAAACGCAACTCAGCAATCTCTGCATTCGAACTCTCTCCggtcagtctctctctctctctctatttttttcttaTGTGACGTCATCGATCGCTGTGAGCCGGAGTCTCTCCGGCGGCCACTGTTGCATGTTTTGTTCTATGTTGATGACGCACAATATGGTTAGGTGAGGCTCATGCCCCACCAGGCCATGTCACAGGATTTAATAAGCAGCAGCTAGCTATATATGCCGCGGCTGGTTTTTTCTTGGCTAAGATTAACCTTAGTGAAGGTACTTGCATGTTATTCTTCTGAGTTCTGAGAACACAAAACATACCCGCGGAATAATTATCTTTTTATCATGATAATAGGGGCCTGGCAATAATGAGACACGAAACAAAAGCGAACAAAACCCTAGAAACTGATGATACAGACCCTTCATTGACATACATACACATTTCCAAACTTTATTACTCTCTAAAACGGTACCCGGAATTCTAATCTGGAAAATGCTTTATTAGGAGAACACGTTATCCTTCGCCTGCATTCTcatttatctctctctctctctctcttctctcgtGTATATCGATATATATGTAAAAAAGGTTCAGGTTGTGGAGTACTGGAGGACTTTATTACAGTATTCATATCTTTCTTTCAGTTGTCTTTGGTGTGATGATCAGGCTACCTTGGTACTACGTTTAGTTGAGTTGTCCGTACCCACTATGGTTTTTACTGACGGTGCAAATGACTAACACTTATAAGATAATCTCGAccattgatatttataattaatatttttattaataacttaAGAgtatatttaatataatctaactattcatttatgtcggtgcaagtgcacgtcggtgcactgaatcctcATCTTTTTATCTTTACTTATCGAAAATGCACGCCATAGGAGAACTAGATTGAAAGTAAAAACTTTTCTTTTGAATAAGAGATTCTGATTTGACGTTTCAGAGATAGCTAGATCTGCTGCAGATATGACATCTTAAATAGTTGCTTTGATTGGTTCGATACAGTGACATTTCAAATAGTAAATGTTCCATGAACTTAGTTTATCAGTATTCTTCAGATTAATGCTGATTATTGGGGAAGATGgatgtttcttctttttgttttcctaAGCATGAATTATAATCTATCCAGGTTTAGAATTTTAGTTCATCTGGGTGAATTTTTAAGTAGGTTGGATGATCTTTTTGTTTCCATAGTTCATTAATGCCtgtttttgagtcatatatttcTAATAGCTTGAGTGATGACCACTTGCATATAGATTCACGTTCGTTTATTAATTCACGTTCTTTTATTAATGTGCTAGATTAAATGTATGCATTTTGCATTGCCTGAATGTGATTGAAGATGATCTAACAAATTGGTGGCAAGTATGAGGTTGATTTCCAAACAATTCTTTTAGACCAAGCTTCTCAGTTAAGGTAGCAGTTTGACTGTATAACTATTGGCTTAAATGTTTAGGGGAAAGTAAATAAATATTATCCATGTTAAGTATTGTagatattttgaaaaaaaattgatcaTATAGCTTATAGTAAATAGTTTTAGCTTCTTTTCATTAATAATTTATAGTAGGCAAATGAAAAAGTTTTCTAATTCCATCCAAtgaaaaccctttttttttttgggccaatAATGACAAACCTAATTACAGAATGTAAATAGTATGTAGTTTATGTTTTGTAGTCTTTTGACCTTATTTAGCCTCAAAAATATAAACTAGTTACTTCACATTTCTGATTTCAGTATTTCACACTACATGCATGATATTTTTTGTGCCATTACTGTGATGTAAAGGTAATAGCTAGGTTTATATTGGATGATATTGAATATAGCTGTTGGATgttaataattattttttttgtgaTCTTCACGTTTGGTGATGGGAAGCAATCATGTGTAGGCTCGATCCTTTATTGATTCTCATTAATTTTTCAAGTTCCAAGGTACATGTGTAGTACATATGGTGGTTTCTGATATGTCATAGGAAATTGTCCAACTAGTATCCGGCTTCTTTCCAGCATTATAATATTGGAATGCTACATTCATATATATCTTCTTGAAATTTGTTTTCGATCTAAATTAGATAAAATAATTTCTACTAGTTTagtggaaattattttatgcACCAACGGTGCAAATGATCCAACACTTATAAGGGAGTGTATTCCATGCATGGgtacttgcaatatgaatgaatgtaatttttttgatattaaaatatataaaggagTAGATTAGATGAGTGGCTgttatttttttagagattaaaataactgacagtgcacttgcactgtcggtgcatacaaTCCTCTTCCATCTTGCTGATGCCTAATTGCGTGTGTATATGATTTACTGCTGAATTCTCTGTCTGTTATATGTGTAATAGCCCAGCAGCAGATGTAGACTCGGTACATATCCCATTTGTAGATGATAAAATACAGTtgcttttgttaattcattaCCTCTTTTAGCAAAGATCTGGACATTTAGGCATCTCAGTTGAGAGAAAAGCTTCATTTGCATATGTAGGCGTGGGGTGGAGTGGGGGATGTAACTGCCATGCATGCGAATAGCAGCTTTAGCTAGCCAGgatgatataattaattagaATAACATTATCTCTCTGGTAAAAGGTTATCGTAATGCTGGTTGGCAACTGTTATTTGTTATTTGAATGGAATTACAGAATACTTTTCCAGTGATCAGTGATGTGTTTTCCATATTTAATTAGGCCTCGTGTCTACTGCTGCATCAATCGGTTCACCGTAATCCTTTTTGTCTAACTAGGGTTCTTTAATGTACTGACCCTAATTTTTAAAATAGAGAGAGATCGAGGAGAGAACATTCTTTAAGCAACAGCATGCGACCATAGCACACGTCCCACTTGGAATGTTATGGTGGTTTAGAGGAGAGATAATATTTGGCATATATTCACGTGCTATGGTGGTTCAGGTGATCATCTGGTTTGCTGCAAAGTGTTCTTTGTTTCCTTTTCAAGCATAGCGTTTTGAAGCAAATCTTTCTTAATCTGTATATATTATTCTCTTGGTCTTGGTTACTGTGTGAGGAGAACTTCTTTGAATAACTTGGAACAGTTCCTGATCTATTGATTCCAGTTACTAGCTAGCGATCTCTTCTTCTACCTCTAGTTTTATATATAGTTTTGAGTAATCAACCTCTCGATTGAATACCATAGCAAAAGATTTATGATTGATTTAATAATTTAATTTAACCCATGTATTCTGATATAGTATTTCATATGGTGTCAATTACATAATATTGTTTTATTCATAAACCATAAATATTATGCAAGTAAAAGATGCGCTATGGTACCAGCAATTATTCATTTCACATTTCTTGTGAAACAGTCGAACATAATATGCGCTTCTGTGTCTTATGGTTGTGTTCATTTCTTGTTTTATATCCCAATCTGGGCGCACGGCCTTTATAGTTACATATGAATATGAAACTAGTTTGGCTTGTATACCATAAACGTTAGCTAGCTAGCGAGGCATTTATTTCTTCCACATGCATTTGTCTTGTTATCATGGTTTTCATAAGCTAGCTAGGGTTCAGTTCAAATTATTGCTGCCAAACTCGGCcgtggtggtgatggagttcGTTAGGGGCATTATGGGAACTTGGAGAAAATACCTAAACACACAGTGCTgctggagatggagataagagagagagagagatgtagaGAACTTTTAAGAGAGAGAATGAACTTTATAGAAAGCCAATCCAATTCAATCAAATCGAAGCCCGGGTTGAGCGGGTGGTCGAATTTTTCTCCCACACACAAATTCACATGGACTCCCGCAGTTTCCGCTGCATGTCTTCCCAGCTTTTCTGTAATAACTAATGAGCAAAGCAATGTCGTCTTCAGTCTTCACCATGCGCTTGGTGCCGCTGAAGTACTTGTGTCCATGGCGTCTTCCTTGTGCTTTCTCTGTGGGTCGTTCCCCTTTTGATTATTGCACCACACGTGTCTCTCTTTACTACTCGTTCCTGCGGGTGCACTCGGGTCCTACATGCTGTCCTTCTTTCATTGATATGATATTAGGGTTTAGGAAGGAGCTAATCGGCTTATCAGGGAGAGAGGCTTTGCATAACCAGGCTTACTACTAGTGATATATGGGGTTGGGCGGTGGGACTTCGTATCTGTACCTAGAGACTGGCTTATTGTGGTGGTTGTGGGGTTGTGTGTGTCAATTTGGAT
Coding sequences within:
- the LOC133710936 gene encoding homeobox protein knotted-1-like 6; the encoded protein is MEEMYGLQSAVDYGDKSTDYADKALMTPENLILPMDYQSLLSSGAFRDHRVPMMFGSDAGDLYSAISSVPEFRRGEEDVFGAIKAKIASHPSYPRLIEAYIDCQKVGAPPEIASFLEEIRRENDLYKRERDAAMSTCLGADPELDEFMETYCDMLVKYKSDLARPFDEATTFLNKIETQLSNLCIRTLSDEGAVSSEEEFSGGELEVQEAQARGEDRDLKNRLFRKFGSHIGTLKLEFSKKKKKGKLPKEARQALLHWWNVHYKWPYPTEADKIALAESTGLDQRQINNWFINQRKRHWRPSENMQFAVMDNLSGPFFADD